Part of the Chthoniobacterales bacterium genome is shown below.
CTTTGTCGCCGGTCTTGGCCCGCACATCATAGGTAACCCCAGCGATCCCCGTCGAACTGAAACAGGCCCCCAACAAGGCTGCCGCGGCAGTCACGCGAAACGAAGGAACAAGGGGAGAAGTCATTGAAAACATAGCTCGCAAAGTAGGTTTGGGGAAGTCACGGCTCGAAACTGGAGGGGGCGGCGGTTCGGGGCATCGGGGGAACGGCTGTTATGGTGGTGACTGGGAACGACGGAAGAGTCAATACTCATCATAGCCTCGAACACAATTTCCCGTTCTTGGTTGCAACTTTTTTAGGGTTAGAAAAATTCGAGAGCGCACCATTCTTCTGCAAAAGTTGAATGTCCAAGGAGAGAGGGCCTCCTGGAAAATTGTGGTCCGACTGGCTCTCCCGGCAAAAGCTCCCCCCAAAGACCTTTGCAATCACCCTGTCCAGTCGGACCACTTCCTGAATACAGCTCACCGAAATAGCAGCCGTCGTGCCAGCGAAGACAAAGCTCCCGCGACGGGCGGGTTGACTCGCACCGGCAGACGGGGCATTTCAAGGAACTCGCATGTCTGCCAGTTCACATTTCAGGAAACTTCCGGGCCTCATTTTCGTTCTGCCTTGGATTCTCTTCGGAATCTGGCTTGTCGTTCTTTGCACCCTTTCCTCACTGCCGGGATCTGATTTTGGCCCCATGCCGTTCTTCGGAGCGGACAAGGTCGTTCATTTCGCGCTTTTTGCGGCGGGAGCCGCGCCACTGACTTTTGCCCTTTTGCAGGCACGCCGCCGCCCCATTCTTGTCATCGCGATCCTGGGGTGGCTGATCACTATCTTGGTCGCCGTGGGGGACGAGTTCCACCAGCGCTTCACGCCGGGCCGCAGCGGGATGGACCTGGGTGACATGACGGCGGATGCATTGGGAGCAGCCTTTGGCGTCGCTTTAACTCTCACGATTTATGGATGGCGACCCTTCAAAACGCATCTCCCAGCTTCGCACCGAGATCGCGCGACATAACCAGCTCTACTACGAGCAGGCCACGCCCGAGATTTCCGATCGGGAATACGACGCGCTTTACCGCGAACTCACGGACCTCGAGACGGCGCATCCCGATCTCGCCACGGCGGACTCTCCCACGCAAACGGTTGGCAGCTCCAGCGTGCTCGCCGCCTTCCAGCAGGCGCAGCACCTCGTGCGCATGCAGAGTCTGGACAATACGTATTCCGAGGCCGAGGTCGCGGAATTCGTTCGCCGCATGCAGCGTCTGCTGCCCGACGCCGAGATTCCCCTCACCGTCGAGCCCAAGGTCGATGGCGTCGCCATCTCGTTGCTCTACGAAAAGGGGCGGTTCGCGCGAGCCGTGACGCGCGGCGATGGCACGACGGGCGATGACGTCACGGAAAATGTCCGCACGATCCGCTCCATTCCGAACGAGCTCGCTGGCACCGCCCCGGATCGAATCGAGATCCGCGGCGAAATTTACCTGCCGAAGAAGGAGTTTGCGCGAGTGAATGCCGAGCGCGACGCGGCCGGGCTGCCCGCCTTCGCAAATCCCCGCAACACCGCCGCCGGCACGCTCAAGCAGCTCGACTCTCGCATCGTTGCCACGCGCGGCCTCGGCGCCGTCTTCTACGGCTTCGGCCTGCTCGAGGGCCAAAATCCCACCACGCAGAGCGAGTTCATGCGGTGGTTGGAGGCTTGGAAAATGCCGGTCACCGGCTGGCAACGCCTCGCCACGACGGTCGAGGAGGCGCTGGGCGCCATCCAGGAGCTTGGCGCCGTGCGTCACGACTTCGCTTTCGAGACCGATGGCGCCGTCCTTAAGGCCGACATCCTCGCGCAGCAGCGCGCCCTTGGCTCGACGAGCAAGGCGCCACGCTGGGCGATGGCCTACAAATACCAAGCCGAGCAGGCCGAAACGAAGCTCCGCGACATCACCATCCAGGTCGGCCGCACGGGCGTGCTCACTCCTGTCGCCGAGCTCGAGCCCGTCTTCGTGAGTGGCAGCACGGTCGCCCGCGCCACGCTTCACAACGAGGAGGAAATCGCGCGAAAGGACATCCGCATCGGCGACACCGTCGTCATCGAAAAAGCCGGCGAAGTGATTCCCGCCGTCGTCCGCGTGCGCACGGATCTTCGCACCGGCAGCGAAACCGTCTTCCAAATGCCCGCCACGTGCCCGGCCTGCGGCGAACCCGTCGTCCGCGAGGAGGGCTTCGTCGCCGTGCGCTGTGTGAATCTCCATTGCCCCGCGCAGCTCACCCGCCTGCTCGAACATTTCGCGATGCGAAGCGCCCTGGACATCGAAGGCCTCGGCGACAAGGTCGCGACCACGCTCGTCGAACGCGGCCTCGTGCGCTCGCCGCTCGATCTTTTCGACCTCACGCTCACCGACCTCGGCCCGCTCAATCTCGGCACGGACGAGGAACCGCGCACATTCGGCGAAAAGAATGCCCGCAAGCTGCTCGACGCGCTCGAGCGCGCAAAGACGCTACCCCTCGGCCGCTGGCTTCACGCGCTTGCCATTCCCGACGTCGGCGCCGTCACCGCACGCGACATTGCCGCGCGGCACGCCGACATCCGGTCCGTCGCAAACTCGGAAATTCTTCA
Proteins encoded:
- a CDS encoding VanZ family protein yields the protein MSASSHFRKLPGLIFVLPWILFGIWLVVLCTLSSLPGSDFGPMPFFGADKVVHFALFAAGAAPLTFALLQARRRPILVIAILGWLITILVAVGDEFHQRFTPGRSGMDLGDMTADALGAAFGVALTLTIYGWRPFKTHLPASHRDRAT
- the ligA gene encoding NAD-dependent DNA ligase LigA, which codes for MDGDPSKRISQLRTEIARHNQLYYEQATPEISDREYDALYRELTDLETAHPDLATADSPTQTVGSSSVLAAFQQAQHLVRMQSLDNTYSEAEVAEFVRRMQRLLPDAEIPLTVEPKVDGVAISLLYEKGRFARAVTRGDGTTGDDVTENVRTIRSIPNELAGTAPDRIEIRGEIYLPKKEFARVNAERDAAGLPAFANPRNTAAGTLKQLDSRIVATRGLGAVFYGFGLLEGQNPTTQSEFMRWLEAWKMPVTGWQRLATTVEEALGAIQELGAVRHDFAFETDGAVLKADILAQQRALGSTSKAPRWAMAYKYQAEQAETKLRDITIQVGRTGVLTPVAELEPVFVSGSTVARATLHNEEEIARKDIRIGDTVVIEKAGEVIPAVVRVRTDLRTGSETVFQMPATCPACGEPVVREEGFVAVRCVNLHCPAQLTRLLEHFAMRSALDIEGLGDKVATTLVERGLVRSPLDLFDLTLTDLGPLNLGTDEEPRTFGEKNARKLLDALERAKTLPLGRWLHALAIPDVGAVTARDIAARHADIRSVANSEILHDISRLDELTAADKTLSKEDREARRQEADALGEKLLAANAAKKSKGARHARDVNVAIGPVAARGTLAWFASAEGRETLHRLEKHAITPASEKSAAVAPPDSPIAGKTFVITGTLSAPRPVFAERIQHLGGKVTGSVSKSTDYVLAGDEAGSKLDRAHELGVAVLDEAAFEKLIAPAPKPVQENLDFFA